From the Parus major isolate Abel chromosome 1A, Parus_major1.1, whole genome shotgun sequence genome, the window TTAGTGTCAAGTCcttataaaaattatgttacCAATAAAACAGGAATTTACATACAAATAATGTCATATGTCATGTACAATAGATAACTGTTTTGAAGATGACTGATTCTCTGTTAATCTCCACTCAAGCATCAGCAATCACTCCATAGGAATGGTGCCAGAAtaaaatttctctgcttttgcttaTAGGTCAGACCTGACATTGAAGATATTCATAGATGAAAAATGATTCTAAAACAGCATTATTAACTCAGTTGGGAAGATACACTAatttgaattaagaaaaaaaaagtcaatttaaaAGGATGGGATGAGACAAATTCTTCCAAGTACAAGTTCTGATTGTTGAATGTTGTAACATTGTgttgttaaaaatgttttaaaacttcatttcaatcagaaataaaattcattcCCTGTTCTAGAGGGTCAGTCATTAGAAGGCGCCAGTTTCAAGTAAACCTGACATCAAACAGATATCCAGGTTATTTCAAAACCATCTACAAACCATAGCACAGTAATTCCCAACATTTCCTGTTAGATCAAATCTCTCCAAAACAAATGAGGGAAGAAAGTTGATTGTATCTCAGATAAAAAAGCAAGTCAATGGAGTGAGTTTGCTTGAAGAAAAAAGTGGGAGGACTAAAGAACACAACCCTGAACAAAAAATGGCCAGCAGGAAGTAACCTTCTGCTGGTTCCCCCCAGAGATATTAAATACAATGTATTTCTAAGGCAGCCCATGACCTTTCAAAAGAAAGCTCAGCAGTCTTGTAAATTGTAATTGCAATCAACAAGTCAGAAAACCTACTTGCTTTTTCTACCACTTCGTGAATCTGTGGTTGATGAACTTAACGTCTGAGTTAATGTAGATGCCAGAGCTGATGATGAATATCCAGCTGAATCTCTGGACAATGAAAATTCTCTTCCAAGCTGAAAATCATTGTTCTTAAATGCTTCATAGCTGGCTTTTAGACTGGATGTTCGTCTTCCCTCCTTCATCTGAAAGGAATCACTGTATCAGATTACACAACAAAGCTCCTACATAAAGTTGCTAACTGCCAATGATATGCACAGGTTCGCTCGTTACCTTGTTAATGAAATTATGTACAGAAGGTTGTTAAATGTGCATATCTAATGTGACTATCTTCCAGGAAAAGTCAGAAAACAAGCTGTCCCTTTAGGTGAGTTGTACAGGATGAAACTGTCacatattaataaaattctAATATAAAAACTGAGTCACATCAGCTAAAAGTGAGAATGGGAattcaggtttaaaaaaaaaataaaaaaagcagtcaCTAGCCTTTCTTCTTAATCTTAAGCAGATGGCAGAATGACAAGAATATTTTGACATTACCTGTGCCGTGGCTTGCACTGCTTGAGCTGCTGCCATGGTAATTGCACCGGCCCCGGATCCTGAAGATAATGAGCCCAGGTTATATGATGCCAATGGTTGAGAAGAGTTTGTATTGTATGCATTGTTTGAAGAGGATGATGAATTACTGTTTCGACACCCTTGATGAATAGAACACATTTatgaaattcaaaatgaaaCTAAATTCCTTTGCATTTTAAGAAGTTATATGAAAACCAGTGAAAGAGTAGGAACTCCGTTTATGCATCAGAGTAGTCTAATCATATggaaaaagggttttaaaaGTAATTAGACACAGACAGTATTTGTTTacgaggaaaaaaaaagaagtttgttcCCTATCTAGCCTCATGTGCAAGGAGACCTTTTAGAAAGACAGCTCTCACTATGATTCTAAGCTGTCGAAGAACAGATGCAGCTGCTGTACCTATATTGAAACAATTCTCACTACTATAATCATCAAGAAGAGGGTGAGAATGATTATGCACCTATACTGTTTCTGAAGTAAAACTTTCAACAATCTTAATTCTAAAAACTACAGATCAGTTTTAATGCAACACAATTTCCAGGGTCATCTGCAGAATGACAGCTGCTCAAATAAAGCTACATTTTCTTTGCAGCCTCATGTGAagtttcttcaaaagaaaattgaaatagaAATGACTGAAACtacttaaaactgaaaaacattaCTGAGGTAGTTGATTTACTGTATCTCCTtagtcttttattttcagaaaagaaactaTGAAACACCTTGGTATTGAGAATAGGCAGAaaggtttaggtttttttagttGCTATTCaaaaagatttctcttttgACATAGACAacacattaaataatttcatttttggaCCAACTCTTAGAAAAAAAGGTGTGaaaattcttttccctttctttggaAATTGTTGTATGCAGTTTTTCCAAAAATAGTGTAATGATCTCTTCTATTTTTACTACTAGCTGAACAAAATTGTACTGTTACCCTCCTCAAAgtgtaaataaaaagaaacagccaTCATACAGATGTTAAATGACAACAAAGCAGACACACTTAATGGACAACAGATATGAGTAAGAATGCCTACAATTTCTCATGTTTCAAGTGATTGAAAATCCCAGGGAAAGGGGTATCAGCCTCTGACTGAGGACTGACTGAATGGCAGATCCCAGGAGGTCATTATCTATGGTACAGGGTCTAGAAATTCCACAAAGGGAAGTGCAGTGCACCTGGAGAGGAATAACCCTATGCAAGAGCACAGGCTGTGGGCTGACCTGCCGAAAAGCCatgctgtggagaaggacctcagggtcctggtggacaacaaaGTGTCCCTGAGCCATCTGTGTCCCCTCGGGGCTAAGAAGGCCAATGGTGCTCCTGGGGTGCATTTGGAAGAGCACTGCAGGTTGAGGAAGGTGACCCTGACTTTTTCCTTAGCCCTAGGAAAGCTGtgtctggagtgctgtgtcctgttctgggctcctcagtacaagagaCATGGAGTTCCTGGATTGGTTCCAGTGGAGTGAAAAAAAGTGATCACTTAGGAGAAAAGGCTGATGGAGCTGGGCGTGTTCAGCCTCGAGAAGAGACTACTGAGAGGGGACCCCATCCCTGtctgtcagtatctgaagggagggtgccaaggggatggagccaggctctgctgggtggggctgagcaataggacaagaggcaatgggcagaacctgatgcacaggaagttaCAACTGAATGtaaggaagaacttctttactgtgcaggtggCCACGAAGGAGAGGATGAAtaggaacaggttgcccagagaggctgtggagtctccctcactggagatactaAAGAACTGTCTGGGcacaatcctgtgctgtgtgatctgggatggccctgcttgaaCAGGGAGGGTGGACCTGATGACCCActtgggtcccttccagccttacctattccatgattctgtgaattgaGAAGACTAACTCACAAATATAATTAAGTTTCTCTTCTGataaaaaagcaatgaaatgaaGGACAATTAGGATTACCTGGTGTATTTTCTTTAGAAGCGTCTGAAGTCAGGGTAGATAAAAGGGCTTCAGATTTAAACTTCTTTTCAGGAACATGATCTGTTGTACTATGGTGAGAAGATGGATTGTGTTTCCtttctaaatgaaataaatgaaggGAACTTAAATGTAAAATCTATTTGGCTTAAAAGTCAAATTATGCTACCACTTTCAACTAACTCCCACCAGCAAAACCTATTTCATTCTTGCCCTTCTTCTTAACACACATTATTAACATTTCATatgctttgttttctccctgcaaTGATGGAGGGAAGAAAGTTCAGAACCATCTTTTTCCTGATACTactcaacaaaaaaaacaaaggaaacataAAATATGGCCATCTTTATAAGTTTCAAGTACTTACTCTCTACTGGAGTGTGAGAATGGGAGTGATGGTTAttcacaggctgtgctggtgtaTCCAGTTCCAGTGACCCTAAGAGGAAGGTAAGAGCATACAAAAATTGAGAGCTGGCACTGATTTAACTTTTACATACTAAAggaatctttaaaatattaaccaAATCACTATacagttatatttattttaatcaaaataatttttgttagaATTGAAACCCTTTCTACAGTACAACCAGGAGCCAGTGAGATTAGTTCTCAAATAAAAATTGGTGACTGCTATGGTCCAACTGTTGAAATCAAGAACTTAAAATCAAGGCCAACAAGAAGAACAAACAACATTGCCCTCAACATGCCACTTAAATAAGATGCAGAATGGCTGCACCAAAACTACTGACAATCTACAGACATACGAACTGAAGTCTGAACAATGTAAACTGTGTAAAGAAGCCATCTTGTCCCACTCCCTCCTTGTCACAGTCAAATCTCAAGAAACAGCAGTTTCATCTTTCAACATGACTTAACTTTCAAAAGAAAGGGCTGCAGATCATCATCCAGATTTTCTTAACATTCAAAATACACAGAGCaacaatacaaataaaaagaaaaggaaacaaaaaaacgcccacaaaaccaacaaaacaacaacaaaccccacCCCCtcttccccccaaaaaaggaaaaagtcagACATAAATCCAAGTCTATGTCTAAGAATAACACTTCTTGTAAGATGAGGCGAAATAATCACAGCATAGGAGAGACTTCAACTATATATTTAGAacaatatacaatatttttttcatcaatcTCTaacaaaaagattttgaagTAGTTCCAATACCTACCAACTTATATTTACATagaagacaaaacaagaaagcaattcacatttatttttcaaaatctgtagCTTCAGCATTTCTTTACCTCTTCCAGTACTTTCAAAAAGCACTGACATACATGAGTATATAAGTAATACATAAGTATTACAACAGTTGAAATATAATTATTCTAGAAGAGAATCAATGCATAAGGAGCTATTTTGGCTGAGCGAACTTCAATCACGTTATGAACTTGCCCAAAGGCTGCCCTCTGGCGGGACTTTAACCATATGTATTTATTctgaaagctaaaaatattaaGTCTTCTACttttagctttatttaaaaacaaagaaaggaaaccCTCAATCCAAACAAATCTTAAAGATGCAACATGCAGTCTAGTACTTCTCTTTTGAATTCTTGAACGCCTATCTAGCAACCTCTCCAAACACATGGTTCAACAGATGGTAGCATCACATGCTAAAATCAGCTGtgatttaaactaaaataaactaGTCCTTTTCTGTAATTGCTAGTTAACTAATAGCATttcatttaaagttttctttttttgtatctGTTATTTGTAATagcaattacaaaaaaaaaaaatagtcctgAACTCCCAGCTTATACAACACAGCCACAAAAAGTTCCAAGAAAGAATACTAATATTATTCCTAATATCCCCAAGTGACTTAAGCCAATTTTCACTATCTTTGGCTATAAGGACAGCCACTGCCTCCATAATCACAGTAGCTAAATCAACTTAGAAATTTATCACGATCACATTTGAATTTGAGGTCTAAATGCTGATAAGTACAGAAAATCCAGATTCTTCTACACCAAGCTGGAAAAAAGCTGtaactttacatttttattcacattCTGAATACCAGAATGGTTGTATTTAATATGCAGGTTTCTTACCTATAATGCTTTTCCTTCACTGCCCCATTACAGAACAACCCATTCTTacccttttaaaaaagaaaaccaccaagtacatgaaaaactaaaataatgaCCCTCCTTGGTTTGGTGGCAATCAGCTCAAGGAAAAAATGGTACCCTTGCAACTGGGTAGGCAGCATGCTTAGGCCAAAGTACTTGGCTGAATACCTACAATCATTAAAAACAGGTTTAAAGAATTATGTATCTCACTGTACCAATTCACAAGGACAACAgttatgtgaaaaaaatattctacttAGTCAGCTGTATTTTGATTTCACTGGTATAAATTGAGCTTGAAACCAAAATTTTGGTAACTAACTGATGAAAAGTGGGTTCAAACACAGGTGAAAATACTGTCAGCCACTAACAAGTGTATGATACTTAAATTTTCTGAATTGACAAAAAGTCTGttaagtttttaaagaaaatcatgCATACTTACGTCTCTCTAGTATTTCTGTAATTCCAGCATTATCTGCTTCAAGTTCCATTTTAAATTTAGCGAGTTCCTGGTCCAATTTTCTTAAATGACGGTCTACCTGTTTGTTAGatcaagcaaaaataaatagcatCCACTTCTGGGACATGAATATCTATGTCCTTAATCACAGGCTTGCTAAGTATTTCCCTTCCAGCAATTTTGTGCCATGCCGCACTAAGCACAGTAATGCAAGAAGCAAATCTTTTTGGCCACCTCCACTTCCCTCACTCAGCACAGACACTACTGTTAACACCAAAATAGCATAGGCAAAGCTCCAAGACacttcttttcagaaataaaaatgaagaagacTTGGAGGTGCTCTGGTTATGCAAATACGAAGGGAAGAGAAATACCAGTACATGACGTGCACTTTAGTAGAAATTGGGCTGCTTTGGGGAAATTGCAAGCCCTGAACTGAAATCTGTGTGCAATTTGTGTGCCACTATAAACACCAGTAAATTCAGTGTGTTTGGAGTATTAACTGAAAGCAATGACTTCTGTGTGTTTCAGTAAACTATGAGGTGCTCTTGGGTATTAAAAACTAACCAAAAAAATTCTCAACTCACTATCACGAAAAGAAACATTACATTCCAAATGCTTTCTACATCTGTAATCATACAGCAAAATTTACCTGTCTTTATTAAAAACTGGGAAGTTTTTCCATTTACCAGCTAAGCAAGAGAAGGGGAAGTTCCAACTTCTAGAACAAACTTTTGGCTAGTTGTAGTGAAACAAAAGTAGTTGTCTTATGTCTTCTATAATTGAATGTAGCCTGGCTTACAGGTTCTGTTCACTTgaagaatgtaaaataaataaactttttacTTTAAATCATGTGCTACCCCTCTCTGGGTCTGGTCATCCATCCAATTTTTTACCCAGTGAATAGTGCACCTGCCCAAGGCAAGAGCTGCCACCTTCTCCAGGAGAGTGCTGTAGGAAACAGGCTTTACTAAAGTGTAGGTAGACAGCatccacagcccttccctcaTGTACTAAGCAGGTCACTTCATTACTGAGTTATCAGGTCAGTCAAGCAAGACCTGCCTTTCCTAAACCCATGCTGCCTGGGCCTGATCCCCTGGTTGTCCTGCTTGTGCTGTGTCATCACACTCAGGATCATCTGCTCCATgaccttccccagcactgaagTCAGGCTGACAAGGCCTTTACTCCCCTAGATGCTCTTTCTGACCCCCTTCTTGTACATGGGCATTACATTTGCTAATTTTCAGTCAATTGGGATCTCTGGTAAACACCCAAAAGTGGCTCACTGACCTCTTCCACCATCTCCCTCAGTGCTGTGAGGTGGATCCCTTCACAGCCCTAGACTTGTGTGTGTCCAAGCAGCATAGCAGGTTGCTGACCTCCCTTGAATTAGGGGACTTCATTCTGCTCCCCACCCAATTCTTCCTGCTCAGGGGGTTGGTATGCTGGAGACAACTGGTCTTGTTATTACATATTGCAGCAATGAAG encodes:
- the ING3 gene encoding inhibitor of growth protein 3 isoform X3, translated to MDQLEQRVNEFFMNAKKNKPEWREEQMTSIKKDYYKALEDADEKVQLANQIYDLVDRHLRKLDQELAKFKMELEADNAGITEILERRSLELDTPAQPVNNHHSHSHTPVEKRKHNPSSHHSTTDHVPEKKFKSEALLSTLTSDASKENTPGCRNSNSSSSSNNAYNTNSSQPLASYNLGSLSSGSGAGAITMAAAQAVQATAQMKEGRRTSSLKASYEAFKNNDFQLGREFSLSRDSAGYSSSALASTLTQTLSSSTTDSRSGRKSKNNNKSSSQQSSSSSSSSSLSSCSSSSALAQELSQQTAVIPESDSNSQVDWTYDPNEPRYCICNQVSYGEMVGCDNQDCPIEWFHYGCVGLTEAPKGKWYCPQCTAAMKRRGSRHK
- the ING3 gene encoding inhibitor of growth protein 3 isoform X4, which translates into the protein MDYYKALEDADEKVQLANQIYDLVDRHLRKLDQELAKFKMELEADNAGITEILERRSLELDTPAQPVNNHHSHSHTPVEKRKHNPSSHHSTTDHVPEKKFKSEALLSTLTSDASKENTPGCRNSNSSSSSNNAYNTNSSQPLASYNLGSLSSGSGAGAITMAAAQAVQATAQMKEGRRTSSLKASYEAFKNNDFQLGREFSLSRDSAGYSSSALASTLTQTLSSSTTDSRSGRKSKNNNKSSSQQSSSSSSSSSLSSCSSSSALAQELSQQTAVIPESDSNSQVDWTYDPNEPRYCICNQVSYGEMVGCDNQDCPIEWFHYGCVGLTEAPKGKWYCPQCTAAMKRRGSRHK
- the ING3 gene encoding inhibitor of growth protein 3 isoform X1, with the protein product MLYLEDYLEMIEQLPMDLRDRFTEMREMDLQVQNAMDQLEQRVNEFFMNAKKNKPEWREEQMTSIKKDYYKALEDADEKVQLANQIYDLVDRHLRKLDQELAKFKMELEADNAGITEILERRSLELDTPAQPVNNHHSHSHTPVEKRKHNPSSHHSTTDHVPEKKFKSEALLSTLTSDASKENTPGCRNSNSSSSSNNAYNTNSSQPLASYNLGSLSSGSGAGAITMAAAQAVQATAQMKEGRRTSSLKASYEAFKNNDFQLGREFSLSRDSAGYSSSALASTLTQTLSSSTTDSRSGRKSKNNNKSSSQQSSSSSSSSSLSSCSSSSALAQELSQQTAVIPESDSNSQVDWTYDPNEPRYCICNQVSYGEMVGCDNQDCPIEWFHYGCVGLTEAPKGKWYCPQCTAAMKRRGSRHK
- the ING3 gene encoding inhibitor of growth protein 3 isoform X5, with translation MDQLEQRVNEFFMNAKKNKPEWREEQMTSIKKDYYKALEDADEKVQLANQIYDLVDRHLRKLDQELAKFKMELEADNAGITEILERRSLELDTPAQPVNNHHSHSHTPVEKRKHNPSSHHSTTDHVPEKKFKSEALLSTLTSDASKENTPGSGAGAITMAAAQAVQATAQMKEGRRTSSLKASYEAFKNNDFQLGREFSLSRDSAGYSSSALASTLTQTLSSSTTDSRSGRKSKNNNKSSSQQSSSSSSSSSLSSCSSSSALAQELSQQTAVIPESDSNSQVDWTYDPNEPRYCICNQVSYGEMVGCDNQDCPIEWFHYGCVGLTEAPKGKWYCPQCTAAMKRRGSRHK